Below is a window of Impatiens glandulifera chromosome 2, dImpGla2.1, whole genome shotgun sequence DNA.
TTCTAAACCTATGTTTCTTCGTCTTTGTTTCAGGAGAAGCTTATTCCTGCATCCACCAAATCATGAAGATGAAATTCTAATATATTGTatgcttgtttgatattttgatccCGATATAGTTTATGCTTGCTTGATATTTTGATCCTGATATAAGACCCTGAGTTGGACCAATCGGTCCGGACTAAAATGCCTTAGTCGAGGTGTTAAGGATTCTCTGTCTTTGGCTAAGATTTATCGTTCGGAGTATAAAAATCATTGGTCCGAGGTTAGCCTTGGGTTAAGTTCATCTGTCTTAGGTTTTAGGAATTCTCGACCGGGGTCGGAatttctcagtcctaggttataccttttggtcggacctctcggtcccgGTGAAAGTCATCGGTCCTATGTTTGGAGGTTCTCAGTCCTAAGTATGACTTCTCGGTTCTAGGTGGAAGTCATCGATCCTAGGTTTAAAGGTTCTTAGTCCTTAGTCCTAGGTCTGACTTCTTGGTCCTGTGTGGAAGTCATCACTCCTAGGTTCTGaggttctcggtcctaggtggaagtcatcggtcctaggtttagaGGTTCTCGGTCCTATGTATAACCTCacggtcggacctctcgatcctaggtgaaaggcatcggtcctaggttcggaGGTTCTCGGTCATAGGTCTGACCTATCGATCAGATGTAAAAATCCTCaacggacctctcggtcctagctgaagAACATCGGTTGTATTTCTCGTTCAtcgatgaagaacatcggtcggacctagGTTAAGTTtttcggtcggacctctcgatcataggctaacaagcctcggtcctcaagaacatcaaaattgcaggttttgcaattttgatgggGGCTTGGATTTTTCGATCCAAGGACTTGGGTAGCTTCAAAAACCTCTAAAGAATATTTAGATCATCATcccaaggtatcaatcgacattgacgatgatcaatttgttcataacagtttgtagccaaaaatcgggtttttagttttaaagGTTTTTTAGGTGAAATGAGCTagccaatagcttccttatacctCATATGCTTAATTGGtactaaaacaagaacactggttgttcatttggaccaattaAAGACTCAAAAACtccaattattttgaatattttgattttgatcaaacatgatcgagatggatcaaacatgatccaaataagtACCTAACATCATtataatcatgttgggaagctttatGAGATGTGATCCATGAGAATTAACCCCAAAACaacatacatttttttaattttttaattcaaatttggatttttcTGTTTatggttgattgattgattctaacCTAAACAGATAGCTTAAAAATGATCTTAAGATTAATTTTCAATCCTAAAATTCAACAATCAGACATCATACAAActtgaaaactaaaatataaaaatttcaaattcaaactagaGGAAAATGAATTAATGGATGATTGGAAGTTtatcaaggattgaagaacactccttagaccttaaggATACTTTTGGGATGCTTGGATCCAATCTTTAGAGccttatacataatttttgaaaatctagaACCTTTGAGCTTTCATGGAGGATTTTCGAAATTCATTGATTCTAGGTTTGAGATGTTGTCTCTTGGTTTCAGATTTGTTTAGACTTTAGAGAGGCTATTTATATTCTCCCGAAGTCGGTTGAATGACTCAAGTGGATTGAATTAACCAAAAGACATTAATAGTGTTTTTAGTGTTCTTCATCCCACTTGCTGGAATAGGTAGTAATGCCTCAAaaatccatttactctcacatatatatccaaattaagacactttaaaaattaagcatcattatatatatagattagttagttaaaaagttcaacttatatttttaaaatgtcccgcgttcattaaatttggtgttaaatttaaaatataaagtgttattagcctagttggttaaagggttgtacttgttttgttaggttgcaagtttgaaccatacatatagcatttttaattttatttttaacagttttaagtttatgagcgggtcaacccacaatccgacccaaatatccatttactctcacataaatatccaaattaatcacagttctcaacccggtaatccggacactttaaaaattaagcatcattatatatatatatatattagttagttaaaaagttgaactcatatttttaaaatatcacgcgtttatcaaatttggtgttgaaatatccaaattaatcacagttctcgacccggcaatccaaacactttacaaattaagcatcattatatatatatatatatagattagttagttaaaaagttgaactcatttttttaaatgtcccGCGTTactcaaatttggtgttgaatttaaaatgtaaagtgttattagcctagttggttaaaggattatacttgttttgttaggttgcaagtttgaaccatacttataacatttttaactttatttttaaccgttttaagtttatgggcgggtcaacccacaatccgaccaagtatccatttactctcacatatatatccaaattaaccacagctctcgactcggcaatccgaacactttaaaaattaagcatcattatatatatagattagttagttaaaaagttcaacttatatttttaaaatgtctcgcgttcatcaaatttggtgttgaatttaaaatataaagtgttattagtctagttggttaaatggttgtacttgttttgttaggttgcaagttcgaatcatatctatagtatttttaattttatttttaaccgttttaagtttataagcgGGTCAACCCTCAATCCGACCCAAGtgtccatttactctcacatatatattcaaattaaccatagttctcgacccggcaatccggacacttttaaaattaagcatcattatatatatagataagtatccttcaattatttttaattttttaagctAAGAGTTAATTCATTGAGAGTGAAAATAGAATAACGAGAGATAGATAAGAGAAAACATGCTATATTCTATCCACCCACTCTAATCATTATAATTAACTTGAAAATAATGTAAACAACCAAATATAGTACTTTCAAGgaaaaatgtttaatttctaattttaatcatccactctaatattttttttttgctaaagaATGAAATGGAATTTTGAAAAGgaataacataattttgattaacttgaaaaaataaaataatttatattttatttatttttaaaaaaattaataaagtgatTTTAAGTAATTTCCTCGGTCTCGGTCTCTCCCTTtccacttttttattttactgGTCTGTTTTCAACAaccatattttaaattttcattattatgttCTAATTTTTGTAGAGATAATATGTGATGCATGAGttgattgaaaataaaaaaatatttatttcattgaCACGTCATATTTTaccgggaaatttgacgaaatgaccctaaagattgAGATATTTGCATCCGTGGTCACCCGCTAATTTATATTGCTTTGATgaccaatttattttttttggacgaaaataccctTATCGTGTAACGCAAAAGAATTTCGCGTTTCGCGAATTGGaaaagtttttatataaatactcaatttttttcactttttcatttcctttctctcttttctctctctactcgTTGTTCTCTCTTAGAGGCGGGGGCAGTTGGAGCGGCGGAACAAATCATACAGATCGATACCGTTATAATATCATGTGTTCATCATACAGATCAATATGTTCTTGTTTCcatcatcttcatttcaaaatcctaaattgatttatattctttttttcatcatcttcatttcaaaaccctaaaacgatttattttattattatttccattatcttcatttcaaaccctaaatcgatttatgtttttatttgcATTATCTTAATGTGAAACCctaaaatcaatttatgtttttattattcatattggttcatattttgttcattttttttttcatattggTTTCATATTTGATGagacttcacgtttcgcgaagggctttacgtttcgcgaagggcttcacaTTTCGCGAAGGACTTCATGTTTCGCGAAGGGTCTTCACGTTTCGCGATAGGCCTTCACGTGAAGCGTTTCATTTGATGCTCATATAAATTCATATAAGCATTTATGCCTCATAAATTTTCCCCTGATACATTACTAATTCAAATTAGTTGTCTACTCGAATTAATATTGGATCATTCctttgaaaatatttcaatgGTTTATTGCCTCATAAAATCTTATTTGTATATGCCTCCACCATCCAAATGTTTCTCAGTTTATCTTGCAAGGGAAATAACTTCACCAGTTCATGTGAAGGTATTACAAGAACGAGGTGAAAGTACATCTCGTCATGGACGAGCTACATTTTTAGTGTTACTATTTCAAGTATTCTATGAATTGGAAAGCAAAAGCTACTCATCAATGTTAGATTTGGATGTCCAATCTTAAAAGTGATTGACTATATACTTCAACTCTTGGGGGAGGATAAGATGAAATGCCATATATTTTCGCTAAGTTATCATGTATGACCCAAGGACCACTTCGATATGTAGATTCTCTAATGAATGACTTGAGAATATCTCTGGTAAAAGGCAGCTTTCTTCTTATTAAAACTTCTTCATTAACAATGTCATTAACAATGTCATTAACAATGTCATTAACAACTGTCTTTTTATCTTTATCCAGCCATTTTACTTCATATTCAACTTTTCCATCTACATCAAGAACTTTCAATATTTTGCACGGATATACCCGGTTGTTCGTCTTTCCCAACAACTCGATGCCTTCTAATAAAGACAATATTATAGCAAATTTTGAGGAAAGAATCATAAAGGGGGGAAGAATATCAATAATCCATGAATATCTCTTTGGTGAACCTAACTTGATACACAAACTCCTAGGGCTTTAGATCATTGGGCGTTTCAACCAAAGGAAACAGTTTCACTTAAAAGGCCGGGAaggcccttcgcgaaacgggaaggcgtTTCGAATTTTCCCTAAAGTGGAACCGAATCAGAGCATTATTaactgcaaatatcatcatcgacaagatgaacaataagataaataataagaaaatctcatggtttagggtttgaagattaatataatgaatataagaacataaatcgattcaATCACTTGATATTAGAACGGATTTTCGTCataagagagagaagagagagaagagagagaaaagagagaaagaaaaatgactaaatgaaaaaaatttaaatatttatataaaaaaatcagtCGTAAAGTCCAAGTTAGAcgatttttattaagaaatgaTCACggatataaataagttattcttttcatcaaatttcaCTATTTTACCAACAAAATCCAAATATATCATTACTTCGAGTAAATATTAAtacaagatatttttattttttttattttttattttctggcTAGAAATAATACAAGAATTAGAAAGAGCTCTACATCGAGAAATCAGAAAACTACAAATCAAAATCCAATTCCTACCCCCTTCCATTGGATTCGATGAATATCGAACTACCACCGATACCCTCCTTGTTCTCCCGAAACGTCGCCGTGATTGGCGCCGGCGCTGCCGGACTGGTCGCCGCCCGCGAGCTTCGGCTAGAGGGGCATAAAGTCGTCATCTTCGAGAGGGAAATTCGGGTTGGTGGCACCTGGGTATATAATCCGGCAACTGAATCCGACCCTATTGGAGTTGACCCCTCTCGTGCCGTCGTCAGCAGCAGCCTTTACAAGTCGCTACGAACAAATCTTCCTCGAGAAGTGATGGGTTATCGAGCTTACCCTTTTGTTGCTAGCAATAAACCATCACGGGATTCGAGGAGATACCCCGGTCACCGAGAAGTGCTCGATTACTTGACGGATTTCGCCACCGAATTCGGAATCAGTGATCTGGTTCGGTTCGGCACCGAGGTGTCGTACGTTGGGCAAGTTGAAGATGGGAAGTGGAATGTGAAATCGAGGACGGGTAGAGAGAATATGGATGAGATATATGATGCTGTGGTTATCTGCAATGGCCATTACACAGAGCCCCGATCAGCTGATATTACAGGTAATTATTTTCCATGATCgaactaaaatgtaaaattaatgtTTTCGACTTCTTTCTTAATAGAAATTTGAACAATCAACAGAGAAAAGAATTGTTGggtaatctatttatttattgtaagaGGTTTAACTTGTAGACTATTAGTATCTGTTCCTACAATTTATGGATTTGTACTTGTTAATGGGCATGAAGATGAAAAATCAAAGAGTTGAGATTGACATTATTTTGCTGCTTTTTAGGCATCGAGGCATGGCCAGGAAAGCAGATTCACAGCCACAATTACCGTGTTCCTGAACCGTATAGAGGTCAAGTATGTTTAATCTGATTCTATAATAATTTGGATCCAAGAAAGGAAGAAAGTTCACTTGTTTGTTTCTTACTTAAACCAGGTTGTAGTTCTAATTGGCAGTGCTGCAAGTGCTGTGGATATCTCTAGAGATATTGCAGGAGTTGCTAAAGAAGTCCACATTGCTTGTCGATCTCTTGGCAATGAGAATCCAGGAAAGATTGCTGCTCACGATAACATGTGGCTTCATCCTATGGTAATGATTCATTTTATGGGACAATGAAAACATTTCTACTTCTGTTTCCGTGATTCTGTAGACTCATTTAGCTCAATGGTAAAGCGCAAGAACTCATGTTCATTATTCAGTTACTGTTTCTGCCtgatatatagaaaaaaaaatagctCAATGCTAGAAAGAAAAATACAGCCCATATGAACGCCGCAATTTCTGCAGATTAAAAGCGTACATGAAGATGGTTTTGTGGTATTTGAAGATGGGACTAGAGTTCTTGCCGACATTATTCTGCATTGTACGGGGTGAGTTTCCACCTCCTGTTTATTCTTTGTTTAACTGGAAATCCACAATCCAACAACTAAGCATGAAAAAATAGGTTTGTATGTCAATTGCATGGACCTTTTTCAAAACAGGATAAATGAAGTCTACTCTAGGTAAGCAGATTGGGGTTTGAAGAAATCACGCGATATCATGGGAGTCTTTGTCTAAAAGtcaattaaagttaaaaaagcACTAGAAGTTGCCAAAGTCATGAGGCCAGATCGAGTTGAATTGTGATATTGTTGCAATCAGTTGGACCTCTAACAAGATGAGACACATATTTATAAGAGCCGATAAGAAACTTGGTTTTGTTAAAAAAAGGTCCATGCAATTGAAATTGGTATATTTTCCTTGTATTCATTCAGGTACAAGTTCCATTTTCCCTTCCTTCATACTAATGGGAAGGTGACAGTAGATGATAACCGTGTCGGACCACTATATAAGCATGTTTTTCCGCCAAGTTTGGCCCCATGGCTCTCTTACGTCGGCTTGCCATGGAAGGTGGCACCATTTCTCTACATTTGCCATGATCTTTTTGATGATATAACTTCTAATTTAATTGTGTGCTTCCAGGTTGTGCCTTTACCTCAGTTTGAGTTACAGAGCAAGTGGATATCTGGTGTTTTGTCTGGTCGAATTCTACTTCCTGCAAATGAGGAGATGATGGCTGACATTGAAGCTTTTTATAGAGGGATGGAAGAGTCTGGCATTCCAAAGCGATACACACATAACATGGCTAATTCTCAGGTTATGCATTTTTGTCGGAATTAGTTAGAATCTAACATGCATTCATTGCCTTGATGcgtaataaataaaatgggCCAATTATGGTAAAGTTATATTCCTCTTTAAATGTTGAAAATTTTGGGTGCTTGTAGTTTGAATATAATGATTGGGTGGCCAAGCAATGTGGATGCCCACCATCTGAGGAATGGAGAAAACAGATGTATGCTTTGGCTAGCAAAAACAAGAATAACCGTCCAGAGTCATATCGCAATGAATGGGATGATGATCACTTGATTCCACTCGCACACGAGGACTTCATCATGTATGGGGTATTTGCTCATAATTCTTAGAGCTGTTTCTTGATAGCTGTGACTCGGCTGTTCGAGATTGGAGGCAAATGATTTCAAAATGGAATGGAAGACAGCCAGATTGTTGGAGGTAGTAATGATATCACTTATCTATTTCAACTTATAGCCCAACTTGTTCCACATTCTTAGGAACTAATGCATTCCTTTGTTTCTATCTAGGCTTACATGGttataactttgattttgtAAAGGACATAAAGAAATTTGTGAGTAGAAAATCCTTGCTCTTTGTGTTTGTTATATGTAGACGAACGAGATACTATAGAGAATACATAATAATAGGGAATTCAAAGTTCTATATTTATCTTGTTTATAAAGTTTAACTGACATCTGTCACACCAGAACTCTGTATAAATTCTTCAGATTTATACTGGATATGGATGTGAGATGCTCATCTGTTGACACTTATAAATGCATCATCTTAATTGTACAATGTCATATAGGACATCcttatatatgtttgattttaggttcaGTAGTCATTTTGTTCACTGGTATGTACTGGTATGTACGTGCACTAAAGAGACACATTAAATGACATGAAACATTGACAAGTGTATAGGATTATGATATTTACCACTCAATCAGTTTGCAGTCTCAGTATCAACTATGGTTAGAGGAAATAAATGTGCTATAACTTCAAACTTATGTTCAAAGGATAAATCTAAAGGATGAGACATCTTGGGTTTCCTATTTAACCATTTCTCAAATGGAGGTACCTCAACTATTTTCAGGAGGACATCATTGAATAAGTAGATCAATTTCATAAGTTCATGACCGACGGACCCAGGAATTAACATTGAGGTGGGCGTAAATTTTGTCAAAAGTGTacgttatattataatatttatataagttgtGTTATACCcgattttaaaaacataaaatttatttataataatatatatattaatattagttaaatCTAGTTTAATacggaaatttgacgaaatgaccctaataattgttctatttgcatccgtggtcactcgataattttaattgatctggtgaccactttattttttttgaacgaAAATACCATTTTCgtgtaacgcgaagggacttcgcgaagtgattttttttttatataaatattcaattttttttcatttccttaatttcctttctctctctatttttTGTTCTCTCTTTGACGATGGCGGCGGAACACATTATACAGATCGATCAAATCCCCCGTTTTAATATCATGTGTTCATcatacagatttatgttcttatatctttatttcaaactctaaatcgatttatgttcttttatcttaatttcaaaaccctaaatatgttaatgttcttatttcctttatcttcatttcaaaccctaaatcgatttaacctgtttttattgttcatattggttcatattttgttaatcttattgttcatattggtttttcaattaacttgttcttattgttcatctggGTTCATATTGATTGTTCATCTattcgatgatgatatttgcaaaTGATACTCTGAATCAGTTCCGTTTTAGGGAAGATTCGTGTGATCTCACGAAATGGCACGGTGGTCACGCAAAGCGGCACGGTCGTCATGCAAAGGTCCATTGCGTTACGCGAAGCGACACGGTCGGCAAGCAAAGCGACACGGTCGACAAGCAAAGCGGCACTGTCGGCACCAAACGGCACGGTCGTCATGCGAAGGCCAATCACGTTATGCGAAACGACACGCAAAGCGGCACGGTCGTCATGCGAAGGcccatcgcgttacgcgaagcggCATGGTCGTCACACGAAGCGGCACGATCGTCACGCGCGGCACCGAGTTGTACTTAGATTT
It encodes the following:
- the LOC124923656 gene encoding flavin-containing monooxygenase FMO GS-OX-like 4 isoform X1 → MNIELPPIPSLFSRNVAVIGAGAAGLVAARELRLEGHKVVIFEREIRVGGTWVYNPATESDPIGVDPSRAVVSSSLYKSLRTNLPREVMGYRAYPFVASNKPSRDSRRYPGHREVLDYLTDFATEFGISDLVRFGTEVSYVGQVEDGKWNVKSRTGRENMDEIYDAVVICNGHYTEPRSADITGIEAWPGKQIHSHNYRVPEPYRGQVVVLIGSAASAVDISRDIAGVAKEVHIACRSLGNENPGKIAAHDNMWLHPMIKSVHEDGFVVFEDGTRVLADIILHCTGYKFHFPFLHTNGKVTVDDNRVGPLYKHVFPPSLAPWLSYVGLPWKVAPFLYICHDLFDDITSNLIVCFQVVPLPQFELQSKWISGVLSGRILLPANEEMMADIEAFYRGMEESGIPKRYTHNMANSQFEYNDWVAKQCGCPPSEEWRKQMYALASKNKNNRPESYRNEWDDDHLIPLAHEDFIMYGVFAHNS
- the LOC124923656 gene encoding flavin-containing monooxygenase FMO GS-OX-like 4 isoform X2 — translated: MNIELPPIPSLFSRNVAVIGAGAAGLVAARELRLEGHKVVIFEREIRVGGTWVYNPATESDPIGVDPSRAVVSSSLYKSLRTNLPREVMGYRAYPFVASNKPSRDSRRYPGHREVLDYLTDFATEFGISDLVRFGTEVSYVGQVEDGKWNVKSRTGRENMDEIYDAVVICNGHYTEPRSADITGIEAWPGKQIHSHNYRVPEPYRGQVVVLIGSAASAVDISRDIAGVAKEVHIACRSLGNENPGKIAAHDNMWLHPMIKSVHEDGFVVFEDGTRVLADIILHCTGYKFHFPFLHTNGKVTVDDNRVGPLYKHVFPPSLAPWLSYVGLPWKVVPLPQFELQSKWISGVLSGRILLPANEEMMADIEAFYRGMEESGIPKRYTHNMANSQFEYNDWVAKQCGCPPSEEWRKQMYALASKNKNNRPESYRNEWDDDHLIPLAHEDFIMYGVFAHNS